The following are encoded together in the Streptomyces sp. NBC_01465 genome:
- a CDS encoding response regulator transcription factor produces the protein MTRVLLAEDDASISEPLARALRREGYEVEVREDGPTALDAGLQGGVDLVVLDLGLPGMDGLEVARRLRSEGHTVPILVLTARADEVDTVVGLDAGADDYVTKPFRLAELLARVRALLRRGSSDPAPAPATHGVRIDVESHRAWMGDEELQLTAKEFDLLRVLVRDAGRVVTRDQLMREVWDTTWWSSTKTLDMHISWLRKKLGDDAANPRYIATVRGVGFRFEKS, from the coding sequence ATGACCCGTGTACTGCTCGCCGAGGACGACGCATCCATCTCGGAGCCCCTGGCCCGCGCCTTGCGTCGGGAGGGTTACGAGGTCGAGGTGCGGGAAGACGGTCCCACCGCGCTCGACGCCGGCCTCCAGGGAGGCGTCGACCTGGTCGTCCTCGACCTGGGCCTTCCCGGCATGGACGGCCTGGAGGTGGCCCGGAGGCTGCGCTCCGAAGGGCACACCGTGCCCATCCTGGTGCTCACCGCCCGCGCCGACGAGGTCGACACGGTCGTCGGCCTGGACGCCGGCGCCGACGACTACGTCACCAAGCCCTTCCGCCTGGCCGAACTCCTCGCCCGCGTCCGCGCCCTCCTGCGGCGCGGCTCCAGCGACCCGGCCCCCGCACCCGCCACGCACGGCGTGCGGATCGACGTCGAGTCGCACCGCGCCTGGATGGGCGACGAGGAACTCCAGCTCACGGCAAAGGAGTTCGACCTCCTGCGCGTGCTCGTGCGCGACGCAGGACGGGTCGTCACCCGCGACCAGCTGATGCGCGAGGTCTGGGACACCACCTGGTGGTCGTCGACCAAGACCCTCGACATGCACATCTCCTGGCTGCGCAAGAAGCTCGGCGACGACGCGGCCAATCCGCGCTACATCGCCACGGTCCGGGGCGTCGGCTTCCGCTTCGAGAAGAGCTGA
- a CDS encoding class I SAM-dependent methyltransferase, giving the protein MNAETYWNHNVHYHPLVLAAVPEGCGAALDIGCGDGLLTRKLSALAKTATGVDRHTEMITTARARSTDFPTTTFAEADFLDPAHDLLAEGTYDFVSAVAVVHHVDFEQAVRAMQRLLAPGGRLVIVGLANNRTWLDWLISGAGVPANRILRRLRNESEPAGMRIESPGMDWQQIRTESQRLLPGRRYRRHLLWRYSLVWEKPGT; this is encoded by the coding sequence ATGAACGCCGAGACGTACTGGAACCACAACGTCCACTACCACCCCCTCGTGCTCGCCGCCGTGCCCGAGGGGTGTGGCGCTGCCCTCGACATCGGCTGCGGGGACGGCCTGCTGACCCGCAAGCTGTCGGCCCTGGCCAAGACCGCAACAGGCGTGGACCGCCACACGGAAATGATCACAACTGCTCGCGCCCGGAGCACCGACTTCCCCACGACGACCTTCGCCGAGGCCGACTTCCTGGACCCCGCCCACGACCTGCTCGCCGAGGGAACGTACGACTTCGTCAGCGCGGTCGCCGTCGTCCACCACGTCGATTTCGAGCAGGCGGTACGCGCGATGCAGCGCCTCCTGGCCCCCGGCGGACGCCTGGTGATCGTGGGCCTGGCCAACAACCGCACCTGGCTGGACTGGCTGATCAGCGGAGCTGGCGTCCCCGCCAACCGCATCCTCCGCCGCCTGCGCAACGAGTCGGAACCCGCCGGCATGCGCATCGAGTCCCCCGGCATGGACTGGCAGCAGATCCGAACAGAATCCCAGCGCCTGCTCCCCGGCCGCCGCTACCGCCGCCACCTCCTCTGGCGCTACTCCCTCGTCTGGGAGAAGCCCGGTACGTAG
- a CDS encoding COG1470 family protein, translated as MRRAVLLALSLFLALAVTPAFAADPQWTLAPASGGGSRPSTDGRPYFYLEGAPGTVLQDTLSLTNPGAKPVTVRLRGAQAYNTAGGSFAVRPSSDSWITPLVTSAKVPAHTRADIPFSVTVPSGAEPGDHPAAIVATAGGREVGVRIQLRVSGPTLSALTVEDVSVDKGAGLIRYTLVNRGNTTLTPRLAVRADGVLGRVLNRPARTLPLELLPAQRVALTEKWPGTPLLDSVDVRLTATAEGATPASGTTSATFVPWGLLAGAGLGVAGAAGGAFWFVRRRRAPGEPDAAERELAETGAAT; from the coding sequence GTGCGTCGTGCCGTGCTCCTGGCGTTGTCCCTGTTCCTCGCGCTCGCCGTCACCCCCGCCTTCGCCGCGGACCCGCAGTGGACGCTGGCTCCCGCCTCGGGCGGCGGGTCCAGGCCCAGCACCGACGGCAGGCCGTACTTCTATCTGGAGGGCGCGCCCGGGACCGTACTGCAGGACACGCTGTCCCTGACGAACCCGGGGGCGAAACCGGTGACGGTACGGCTGCGCGGCGCCCAGGCGTACAACACGGCGGGCGGCTCCTTCGCCGTGCGCCCGTCCTCCGACAGCTGGATCACCCCGCTGGTCACCTCGGCGAAGGTCCCCGCGCACACCCGCGCGGACATCCCCTTCTCCGTGACCGTCCCGTCGGGGGCGGAGCCGGGCGACCATCCGGCGGCGATCGTGGCGACGGCGGGCGGGCGTGAGGTGGGCGTACGGATCCAACTCCGCGTCAGCGGCCCGACGTTGTCGGCGCTGACCGTGGAGGACGTCTCGGTGGACAAGGGGGCGGGCCTCATCCGCTACACCCTGGTCAACCGGGGCAACACCACGCTCACCCCGCGTCTGGCGGTCCGGGCGGACGGCGTGCTCGGCCGCGTACTGAACCGCCCGGCCCGCACCCTCCCGCTGGAACTCCTCCCGGCCCAGCGGGTGGCGCTCACCGAGAAGTGGCCGGGGACGCCGCTGCTCGACTCGGTGGACGTCCGTCTGACGGCGACCGCGGAGGGCGCGACCCCGGCGAGCGGCACCACCTCGGCGACGTTCGTGCCGTGGGGGCTGCTGGCGGGGGCGGGTCTTGGGGTGGCCGGAGCGGCGGGCGGTGCGTTCTGGTTCGTACGACGGAGGCGTGCGCCGGGTGAACCGGACGCAGCCGAACGGGAATTGGCAGAGACGGGAGCAGCAACGTGA
- a CDS encoding ATP-binding protein, protein MSTTRQHPPGDLGPEPDGAGVSAASTVRTLSLESASGIVPLARDFTRQALHDWGWLPAATADRRAAAEDVLLVVSELVTNACLHAEGPEELRVVCGPKMLRLEVTDRGAGQPAPRTPHRAGRPGGHGMFIVERLCLDWGVVRTPGRPGKTVWAELAAPA, encoded by the coding sequence ATGAGCACCACCCGGCAGCATCCGCCGGGCGACCTCGGCCCCGAGCCGGACGGCGCCGGTGTCAGTGCGGCTTCCACCGTGCGCACGCTCTCGCTGGAGAGCGCCAGCGGCATCGTGCCGCTCGCACGCGACTTCACCCGCCAGGCGCTGCACGACTGGGGGTGGCTGCCCGCGGCCACCGCCGACCGCCGCGCCGCCGCGGAGGACGTACTGCTGGTCGTCTCCGAGCTGGTCACCAACGCCTGCCTCCATGCGGAGGGCCCCGAGGAGCTGCGCGTCGTCTGCGGTCCCAAGATGCTCCGCCTCGAGGTCACGGACCGCGGCGCGGGCCAGCCCGCCCCGCGCACCCCGCACCGGGCGGGACGCCCCGGCGGCCACGGCATGTTCATCGTGGAACGGCTCTGTCTGGACTGGGGAGTTGTACGGACTCCCGGCCGGCCGGGCAAGACGGTGTGGGCGGAGCTCGCCGCACCCGCGTAA
- a CDS encoding peptidase yields MSYQKRTAMSLAAAVAGSVVLMAAPAAHAAVVDVNYSCKTPIGKKAAVSPIDITSVKSGSGYKLTMSFKKGVSSSPLALGKGAMNPSAVLKVGGADSGTVAVSGPSNSAEIPANTPIQISDLSGTYTPKASGKVTFTASILTIKAMGTTTTCTPTNSPKPSLELTVTGSGGGSSSGGTTNTSSDSGGSLPKTGPLDSAVALGTLGGTVLLTGAAGVLWLTRRNQRV; encoded by the coding sequence GTGTCGTACCAGAAGCGGACAGCAATGTCGCTGGCAGCTGCGGTCGCGGGCTCGGTGGTGCTGATGGCCGCCCCGGCAGCCCACGCCGCCGTCGTGGATGTCAACTACAGCTGCAAGACCCCCATCGGAAAGAAAGCCGCGGTGTCGCCCATCGACATCACGAGTGTGAAGAGCGGCAGCGGCTACAAACTCACCATGTCCTTCAAGAAGGGCGTCTCCTCCAGCCCGCTGGCGCTCGGCAAGGGTGCGATGAACCCGAGCGCGGTGCTGAAGGTGGGCGGAGCCGACAGCGGTACGGTCGCGGTCTCCGGGCCGTCGAACTCGGCGGAGATACCCGCCAACACCCCCATCCAGATCAGTGACTTGTCGGGTACGTACACGCCGAAGGCCAGCGGCAAGGTCACCTTCACCGCCTCGATCCTGACCATCAAGGCGATGGGCACGACCACCACCTGCACCCCGACCAACAGCCCGAAGCCGTCACTGGAGCTCACGGTGACCGGATCGGGCGGCGGGTCGTCCAGTGGCGGCACCACGAACACCTCCTCCGACTCCGGCGGCTCCCTCCCGAAGACCGGTCCGCTGGACTCCGCCGTGGCACTCGGCACGCTCGGCGGCACGGTCCTGCTGACGGGCGCGGCGGGTGTGCTCTGGCTGACGCGCCGCAACCAGCGGGTCTGA
- a CDS encoding peptide MFS transporter, with protein sequence MATSLTKDSTGAPSADTSFFGHPRGLATLFMTEMWERFSYYGMRALLVLYLVSGGADAATGSQGGGLAYTAAAATAIYSVYVAMVYLMAMPGGWFGDRVWGARKTVAIASFVIVAGHLCLAVPSSAMFFVGLVLVAVGSGLLKANISTMVGQLYKDPKDLRRDGGFTIFYMGINLGAFAAPFAIGILGEKVNWHLGFGLAAVGMALGAIQFMVGSRHLSEESNRVPNPLTSPEKRAVITKVLVAVAVIAAFYLVVAFTDVYRLTLNWALLPITVAGLVIPVAVLVKIKRDKDLDSNEQTKMTAFIYFFVAAAIFWMIYDQGASTLSLFGDTSTERSIFGWEMPNTLFQALNPGFIMLLAPVFAAIWISLARKGREPSTIVKFSLGLLGIGASFFVFLIPMGMADDGTKVTMWWLVLIFLMHTVAELCLSPVGLSLTTKMAPAKYGSQMMGVFFLAVTAGDSVTGLLAIAGVDLNGQGVVALEAASAVIAAIAVYMYRNKVQSLMGDVR encoded by the coding sequence ATGGCGACCAGCCTGACGAAGGACTCCACCGGGGCACCCTCGGCCGACACGTCCTTCTTCGGCCACCCCCGCGGTCTGGCCACTCTGTTCATGACCGAGATGTGGGAGCGTTTCTCCTACTACGGCATGCGAGCACTTCTGGTGCTCTATCTCGTCTCCGGCGGCGCGGACGCGGCGACCGGCAGCCAGGGCGGCGGGCTCGCGTACACCGCGGCGGCCGCCACGGCCATCTACTCCGTCTACGTGGCCATGGTCTACCTCATGGCCATGCCCGGTGGCTGGTTCGGCGACCGTGTCTGGGGCGCCCGCAAGACCGTGGCCATCGCGAGCTTCGTGATCGTCGCCGGTCACCTGTGCCTGGCCGTCCCGAGCTCGGCGATGTTCTTCGTCGGTCTGGTACTGGTAGCAGTCGGCTCGGGTCTGCTGAAGGCCAACATCTCCACGATGGTCGGTCAGCTCTACAAGGACCCGAAGGACCTCCGTCGCGACGGAGGCTTCACGATCTTCTACATGGGCATCAACCTCGGTGCCTTCGCCGCCCCCTTCGCCATCGGCATCCTCGGTGAGAAGGTCAACTGGCACCTGGGCTTCGGCCTGGCCGCGGTCGGCATGGCGCTGGGCGCGATCCAGTTCATGGTCGGCTCCCGCCACCTGTCCGAGGAGAGCAACCGGGTCCCGAACCCGCTGACGTCCCCGGAGAAGCGCGCCGTCATCACCAAGGTGCTCGTGGCCGTCGCCGTGATCGCGGCGTTCTACCTCGTCGTGGCCTTCACCGACGTCTACCGCCTCACCCTGAACTGGGCGCTGCTCCCGATCACTGTCGCCGGTCTGGTGATCCCGGTCGCCGTGCTGGTCAAGATCAAGCGGGACAAGGACCTCGACAGCAACGAGCAGACCAAGATGACGGCGTTCATCTACTTCTTCGTCGCCGCCGCCATCTTCTGGATGATCTACGACCAGGGTGCGTCCACGCTGTCGCTCTTCGGTGACACCAGCACCGAGCGGTCCATCTTCGGCTGGGAGATGCCGAACACCCTGTTCCAGGCGCTGAACCCCGGCTTCATCATGCTGCTCGCGCCGGTCTTCGCCGCCATCTGGATCTCGCTGGCCCGTAAGGGCCGCGAGCCCAGCACGATCGTGAAGTTCTCCCTCGGTCTGCTCGGTATCGGCGCCTCGTTCTTCGTCTTCCTCATCCCGATGGGCATGGCGGACGACGGCACGAAGGTCACCATGTGGTGGCTGGTGCTGATCTTCCTGATGCACACCGTGGCGGAACTGTGCCTCTCCCCGGTGGGTCTTTCGCTGACCACGAAGATGGCGCCGGCGAAGTACGGCTCCCAGATGATGGGTGTCTTCTTCCTCGCCGTCACCGCCGGTGACAGCGTGACGGGCCTGCTCGCCATCGCCGGTGTCGACCTCAACGGTCAGGGCGTCGTCGCCCTGGAGGCCGCGTCCGCCGTGATCGCCGCGATCGCGGTCTACATGTACCGCAACAAGGTCCAGTCGCTCATGGGCGACGTCCGCTGA
- a CDS encoding DegT/DnrJ/EryC1/StrS family aminotransferase codes for MRRRLGRECLYVPSCRIGLYLALRQWCRPGARVLMSPVNDDVIFFVVLAAGLRPVQAPLRARDGSLDLDAVPDEVWSSLGCVLTTNLYGNPDPAPELRARCDQLGIPLIEDAAHAIGSTVGGRPVGSFGEASVFSLSKHVHAKAGGILAVADPALRGELERARDELLAPVRVTAEAAYTIRPYAEALVRGLRLTSAAHATLRILGMQERESIRMPLLPDALKQAVATAPSLTDFDPWVRVDMHDYRVASGGVRLGRIARLTGRLDAKLAAHLAGTKRLLETRWAQPGPGPVQPLFRVPLLVADRDAAIAALARHRITVGYLYDPPLDEYAGADFTDVSPAPDRARWFAQHALPVDPLRAEKVISVLNAIGAEPARGPDGV; via the coding sequence ATGCGCCGCAGACTCGGCCGGGAATGTCTCTACGTACCGTCGTGCCGCATCGGGCTGTACCTGGCGTTACGCCAGTGGTGCCGGCCCGGGGCACGGGTGCTGATGTCGCCGGTCAACGACGACGTGATCTTCTTCGTGGTGCTGGCCGCGGGCCTCAGACCCGTCCAGGCGCCGCTCAGAGCGCGCGACGGCTCCCTCGACCTGGACGCCGTGCCCGACGAGGTGTGGTCCTCGCTCGGCTGCGTACTGACCACCAATCTCTACGGGAATCCCGATCCCGCTCCCGAACTGCGCGCCCGCTGCGACCAGTTGGGCATTCCCCTCATCGAGGACGCGGCCCACGCGATCGGCTCCACCGTCGGCGGCCGCCCGGTCGGCTCCTTCGGCGAGGCGTCCGTCTTCTCCCTCTCCAAGCATGTGCACGCGAAGGCCGGCGGCATCCTCGCCGTCGCCGATCCGGCGCTGCGGGGCGAGTTGGAGCGGGCCAGGGACGAGCTCCTCGCGCCGGTGCGGGTGACGGCCGAGGCGGCGTACACGATCCGTCCGTACGCGGAAGCGCTCGTACGCGGACTGCGGCTCACCTCCGCCGCGCACGCCACCCTGCGGATCCTGGGGATGCAGGAGCGCGAGTCGATCCGGATGCCGCTGCTGCCCGACGCGCTGAAGCAGGCCGTCGCCACCGCGCCCTCGCTGACCGACTTCGACCCCTGGGTGCGGGTCGACATGCACGACTACCGCGTCGCGTCGGGCGGGGTGCGGCTCGGCCGGATCGCCCGGCTCACGGGGCGCCTCGACGCCAAGCTCGCCGCCCATCTCGCCGGTACGAAGCGGCTGTTGGAGACACGGTGGGCGCAGCCGGGGCCGGGACCCGTGCAGCCGCTCTTCCGGGTGCCGCTCCTTGTCGCCGACCGGGACGCGGCCATCGCGGCGCTCGCCCGCCACCGGATCACGGTGGGGTACCTCTACGATCCGCCGCTCGACGAGTACGCGGGCGCGGACTTCACCGATGTGTCCCCCGCGCCCGACCGGGCCCGCTGGTTCGCCCAGCACGCGCTGCCCGTTGACCCGCTGCGGGCGGAGAAGGTCATATCCGTGCTGAACGCGATCGGCGCCGAACCGGCCCGGGGTCCGGACGGTGTCTGA
- a CDS encoding STAS domain-containing protein, whose product MDRGTVGSANRGRLHVESRTEGLSEIVTPAGELDHHTADLLSEPLSAALDAGRTRLVVDCSQLEFCDSTGLNVLLGARLRAEAAGGGVHLAGMLPVVARVFEITGAEAVFTVHDSLEDALSDALDE is encoded by the coding sequence ATGGACCGCGGCACGGTCGGCAGCGCGAACCGGGGCCGGCTTCACGTCGAGAGCCGGACCGAGGGTCTGAGCGAGATCGTGACACCGGCAGGTGAGCTGGATCACCACACGGCCGATCTGCTCAGCGAACCGCTGTCCGCGGCGCTCGACGCGGGCCGCACACGGCTCGTGGTCGACTGCTCACAGCTGGAATTCTGCGACTCCACCGGCCTGAACGTGCTGCTCGGCGCCCGTCTGCGGGCCGAGGCGGCCGGGGGCGGGGTCCATCTTGCCGGGATGCTTCCGGTGGTGGCCAGGGTGTTCGAGATCACCGGAGCCGAAGCGGTCTTCACCGTGCACGACTCCCTCGAAGACGCCCTCAGCGACGCACTCGACGAGTGA
- a CDS encoding RNA polymerase sigma factor SigF — translation MSPRLDESRSETSTHQTPLPSQIENGLEDLAEILPNQPYDEVGPLDARALSKTLFARLGSLEEGTHEYAYVRNTLVELNLALVKFAASRFRSRSEPMEDIIQVGTIGLIKAIDRFDLSRGVEFPTFAMPTIVGEIKRFFRDTSWSVRVPRRLQELRLDLAKAGDELAQKLDRAPTVAELAERLDLSKEEIVEGMSASNAYTASSLDAQPEEDDSEGALADRIGYEDHDLEGVENIESLKPLIAELPARDRQILSLRFVANMTQSEIGEELGISQMHVSRLLSRTLVKLRRGLTLEE, via the coding sequence ATGTCACCCCGGCTCGACGAATCCCGCAGTGAGACGTCGACACACCAGACCCCCCTGCCCAGCCAGATCGAGAACGGCCTGGAGGATCTCGCGGAGATCCTGCCGAACCAGCCGTACGACGAGGTGGGCCCGCTGGATGCCAGGGCCCTGTCGAAGACGCTCTTCGCGCGTCTCGGCTCCCTCGAAGAGGGAACGCACGAATACGCATACGTACGCAACACCCTGGTCGAACTGAACCTGGCACTGGTGAAGTTCGCCGCATCGCGCTTCCGCTCCCGCAGCGAGCCGATGGAGGACATCATCCAGGTCGGCACCATCGGCCTGATCAAGGCGATCGACCGCTTCGACCTCAGCAGGGGCGTCGAGTTCCCGACCTTCGCCATGCCGACCATCGTCGGCGAGATCAAGCGCTTCTTCCGCGACACCTCCTGGTCGGTGCGCGTACCCCGCCGCCTCCAGGAACTGCGCCTCGACCTCGCCAAGGCAGGTGACGAACTCGCGCAGAAGCTCGACCGCGCCCCCACAGTGGCCGAACTCGCCGAGCGCCTGGACCTGTCGAAGGAAGAGATCGTCGAGGGCATGTCGGCGAGCAACGCGTACACCGCGAGCTCGCTGGACGCCCAGCCCGAGGAGGACGACTCCGAAGGCGCGCTGGCCGACCGCATCGGCTACGAGGACCACGACCTCGAAGGCGTCGAGAACATCGAGTCGCTCAAGCCGCTGATCGCCGAACTCCCTGCGCGCGACCGGCAGATCCTCTCTCTGCGCTTCGTCGCCAACATGACGCAGTCGGAGATCGGCGAGGAGCTGGGCATCTCGCAGATGCATGTGTCGCGACTGCTGTCGCGCACGCTGGTGAAGCTCCGCAGGGGACTGACCCTGGAGGAATGA
- a CDS encoding lipopolysaccharide biosynthesis protein: MSDSTRTREQSGTEVEPPAQAAPAAPSGDSMFRNAYALMLSTGVSAALGLGFWLVAARYYTEAAVGQGSAAIAAMRLLASITATTMIGAVVRYVPRAGRSTGMLVRRAYAGSSVVVCVGCGIFFLTLDLWGPSYAPLGTLTAGLIFTGSCVAWAILTLQDGVLTGLRKAVWVPVGNAVFSIGKLLLLAVFATAMPVLGIFVSWAAAIGISVLPLGWLIFRKLIPRQEKAEADREPPALREIGRFLAGDSVGALFSLAMINLVPVVVAVRFEAAQNGYFYIAYTVGGTMEYMAINMASSLTAHASHSPGQLAEGVRGALRRMAYLLIPVVVFLIVFAPQILQPFGDHYASHGTTVLRLLAAAALPRVVVELYIGVLRVQGRTGALAVVQGVMCTLVLGSTMVLLGQVGINGAGWAVLTSMTGMALACAVGLRRALAPGASSSRTVRDSKSPAYGTRWARDSAEGRPSEFGTQWARDTLVLRGVHDTATPALGIPIFVPDEPRAGSAAPPAPEESNESLLTDTLWLLLGLAAGLFWVPLSRATDLHHKHLTGPELIDALPPVTLTAAVLLIVVYSAAVSLYRSRPALLVSGLLVTMAALHTAPLFVGIRPHPAPERWHGTLASFFADVAGLDSSAGVLRVMPVALQLLCLGLVAVLMGALGAHWRITASAVWALAVVGWAAQDVFAVAGMPVFLALGAVTAVVLAVKHYVPGFSQTRE; this comes from the coding sequence GTGTCTGACTCGACCCGGACCAGGGAGCAGTCCGGCACCGAGGTCGAGCCGCCCGCCCAGGCCGCGCCCGCGGCACCCAGTGGCGACTCGATGTTCCGCAACGCCTATGCGCTGATGCTCTCCACCGGCGTCTCCGCCGCCCTCGGCCTGGGCTTCTGGCTGGTCGCCGCGCGGTACTACACGGAGGCGGCCGTCGGGCAGGGCTCCGCCGCGATCGCCGCGATGCGGCTGCTCGCCTCCATCACAGCGACGACGATGATCGGGGCGGTCGTCCGGTACGTACCGAGGGCGGGCCGGTCCACCGGCATGCTCGTCCGGCGTGCGTACGCGGGGAGTTCGGTCGTCGTCTGCGTCGGCTGCGGCATCTTCTTCCTGACGCTGGACCTGTGGGGGCCCTCGTACGCCCCGCTCGGCACGCTCACCGCCGGGCTGATCTTCACGGGGTCGTGCGTCGCCTGGGCGATCCTCACCCTTCAGGACGGGGTGCTCACCGGTCTGCGCAAAGCCGTCTGGGTGCCGGTCGGCAACGCGGTCTTCTCCATCGGCAAGCTGCTGCTGCTCGCCGTCTTCGCCACCGCCATGCCCGTCCTCGGCATCTTCGTCTCCTGGGCGGCGGCGATCGGCATCTCGGTGCTCCCGCTCGGCTGGCTGATCTTCCGCAAGCTCATCCCGCGCCAGGAGAAGGCGGAGGCCGACCGCGAACCGCCCGCGTTGCGGGAGATCGGGCGCTTCCTGGCGGGCGACTCGGTCGGGGCGCTCTTCTCGCTCGCGATGATCAACCTGGTGCCGGTGGTCGTCGCGGTCCGCTTCGAAGCCGCGCAGAACGGCTACTTCTACATCGCGTACACGGTCGGCGGGACGATGGAGTACATGGCCATCAACATGGCCTCGTCCCTCACCGCGCACGCCTCGCACAGCCCGGGCCAACTGGCGGAAGGGGTAAGGGGAGCGCTCCGGCGGATGGCGTATCTGCTCATCCCCGTCGTCGTCTTCCTGATCGTCTTCGCCCCGCAGATCCTGCAGCCCTTCGGCGACCACTACGCCTCGCACGGCACCACGGTGCTGCGGCTGCTCGCGGCCGCCGCGCTCCCCCGCGTGGTCGTCGAGCTGTACATCGGCGTCCTGCGGGTGCAGGGGCGGACGGGTGCGCTCGCCGTCGTCCAGGGTGTGATGTGCACGCTGGTGCTCGGCTCGACGATGGTCCTGCTCGGGCAGGTCGGCATCAACGGGGCCGGGTGGGCGGTCCTGACGTCGATGACGGGGATGGCGCTGGCCTGCGCGGTCGGGCTGCGGCGGGCGCTCGCCCCGGGTGCGTCCTCGTCGCGTACCGTACGGGACTCCAAGTCGCCCGCGTACGGCACCCGTTGGGCCCGCGACAGCGCGGAGGGCCGGCCCTCCGAGTTCGGCACGCAGTGGGCGAGGGACACGCTGGTGCTGCGCGGGGTGCACGACACGGCGACTCCCGCGCTGGGCATACCGATATTCGTCCCCGACGAACCGCGCGCCGGGTCGGCTGCTCCCCCGGCCCCCGAGGAGTCGAACGAGTCCCTGCTCACGGACACCCTCTGGCTCCTGCTCGGCCTGGCCGCGGGCCTGTTCTGGGTCCCGCTCTCGCGCGCCACGGACCTGCACCACAAGCATCTGACGGGCCCGGAGCTGATCGACGCACTGCCCCCGGTGACGCTCACGGCGGCGGTGCTGCTGATCGTGGTCTACAGCGCGGCCGTGTCCCTGTACCGGTCACGCCCGGCACTGCTCGTCTCGGGCCTGCTGGTGACGATGGCGGCCCTGCACACGGCCCCGCTCTTCGTGGGCATCCGTCCGCATCCGGCGCCCGAGCGCTGGCACGGGACTCTGGCGTCGTTCTTCGCGGACGTGGCCGGCCTGGACAGCTCCGCCGGGGTGCTGCGGGTCATGCCGGTGGCGCTGCAGCTGCTCTGCCTGGGCCTGGTCGCGGTGCTGATGGGGGCGCTGGGCGCGCACTGGCGGATCACCGCGAGTGCCGTCTGGGCGCTGGCCGTTGTGGGCTGGGCGGCACAGGACGTCTTCGCGGTGGCGGGCATGCCGGTGTTCCTGGCGCTGGGGGCGGTGACGGCGGTGGTGCTGGCCGTGAAGCACTACGTACCGGGCTTCTCCCAGACGAGGGAGTAG